Part of the Spea bombifrons isolate aSpeBom1 chromosome 3, aSpeBom1.2.pri, whole genome shotgun sequence genome, aatgtataaattatgaaataatCAATTAAACACAAGAAAttccagaataaataaaaacacagatccTTTTAAAGGTGATTTTTTGAAGTATTTGCTCAGGgattagatattttttacaaGTAGCCCTCCATTTACTTTCAGAGGAGACTCTTGTCATCCGCATACAAAGGCAATGGAGGCTCATGCCGGCCCTCGAGGAGACCTGGCGAATGCCCCATGTATTAGCGTGGGGTTTAATTCACCACTACAGCATGACTTCACACTGATGGGGAAATACGGGGGACCATCATGTATTCCATTAGAACCAACACCAAGAACGGAGATACAGCCAGCCGTGACACCCCGCCGGCGGGAGAAGCAGCCGTGGGTCGTATACCGAAAGGAGATTTAAGAGTCCTCGTCGTCATGGTGAATATGAAGAGTTTACTTATCGGGTTTTGGAACCACTCAAAAGCCCACCGGTTTACAAAGATTTTGTAGAGACGCAAGGTTCAGACACAAAACGTGCCAAGGAGCCAGCGTGAACGCACACTAAATACAGAAACGGGGCCGAGATCCCTGATTATTTAAGGGGGACTCGTTCTGAGTTATGTAGAGAAAACATGGCGCCCGCATGGCCAAGCAGCCGGCCATCAGCCTCTAACGCTTACCCCACAATCACAATATTCTCCAAGGACGACAATTCACGTCAAACATCTTCTGACTTTTTTTAGTTaaatttttcaataaaatggtttattttagGAGTaactttttcatgtttttttttttttttttttttaaacctttgaaTCTTCTGCAAAATTTTTGGCAGAAGGTGACGTTATTAGGCAGCAcataacagaaaatatttttggggggttttccaCCCAATCTTTACCTCTCCGCCCTTAAATTCCAAGTTATTTTCACCGTGCGAGCGCTGGGGCCGAACTCCAACGATTTACCAcccggggtgggggggggcggtcAGGGGATACACAATGGAGAGGCACAATAGTTTGGCTGGTTAAAGGAGAACTATATTTTATTCACTTTACAAAGGAGGCAATTTCCATTAACAGCTCCGTTTATAGacaaatatactgtacattatacCGTGATTATTTAAAGCACTGCAGCCCactctggggaggaaaaaaaaacaattataaagcGTTCAAAATCATCCTTTTttatccactttttttttaatacaaaacaaaaaaaggtaccCACAGATTTTCtgtgacaaaggaaaaaaaagtcaatattttagatttgtttttagGTTGTACTTAAGGGcactgggaattttttttttttttgcagaaaaaggTATTTACAGgcttcgttaaaaaaaaaaaaaaaaaaaaattatgaaattgGATACGAACCCACGTGTAATAAAAATCAGAGTAAAATTACAGTCTTTGTTTATAGCCGAGATGGGATCATGGGAAAGGTTTGGAACAGAAATGGTTTTGCGCACACAGGACTCAAACCTTCCAATGGACGAACTTGCATATAGTTGAGTGTCCCCTCCGCTGAGTGTAGAACTGGTGCAGTGACCTCTAACTTAGCCAAAATAAATTGATCGAGCATTAAGTAATCAATGATTCTTTGTAAAGAACCCCTGACGCATCCCTAAGATGGAGCATGCCGgtcgggggtggggggtgttAAGTGGAATGTCCCCTTAAACAGAGGTGACATTCGAGCGCTCACCACCAATGGCGGCCCAGCGCTGATTTGGGTTTATGAAGATGGCGGAATCATGAACCGGAAACAACGGCAAGATCAGATCTTTCCTCAGACTCCCCGAGCCCGTTCTGATGGGTCTTGTAAACGCGTGAATCTCACATCGCGTTAACGCAACGAGGCCGTTTCTCCCGCGGTCAAACTCCAAAacggtaaaataataataaaattaccatTCAATGGTAGCGGCAATTTAATCTAAACACAAATCGTATGTCCGCAGCCGGACACGGATAGTTGGTCAGAATAGAGAGGATCGGGTCCtcagaaaaggtaggaaaggCAGACAACGGTTGACATTCTGGAGGTTGAAATGCGTGGCGCTGGGAGAAGCCACCCTTCGGCGTGGCGACAGTTCATAGCTCCCGAGAGCGTCCTCCTTCCGATGGAAGTCGTCATTCTTCTTCACTTTCGTTTCCCGGGTCCCCGTCGGAATCCCCGTTCACTTTATCTACGCTCATATCCGCATCTTCCTCTGACTCGTCTTCTGAAGACCGGGCTTCGGCTCCGCTCCCcgtctcctcctcttcctcccagTTGTCCTGAGAAGAAAGAACGGCAGCGTCATGTATAATACGCAGAAACCCGGATAAAGCATGAAAAACACGGACTCTGGGCAAGGAACGCTAACAGCCAACGATAAAATAAAACCGGAAGCCATCCAGACACGCAGCCGGGTTATGGTACCTTGTCAAAAAACACAACACGTCtcgaaaacaaaaaagcaattcTTACATCTGACTCGTGATCCGCCATCAGCTCCTCCGAAGACTCCTCTTCTGAAGACTCTACAAGATTAATAAAAAGTGATTAATCGAGGTGCTTTTCACACATGCAAGCATTCTGTGACCCGCATGCCAGCCCTTCAAATGCCCAGGACGACATGGCTGACAGAGGGCACCGCGGGGCTTTCATCaatacagaaaacaagaaaaaaccaGGCGCTTAGACCGTGCGTTGGGAAACCCCGATGGGAAGCATTAACCGTGAGGCTGCGCACATTAATAAGTGGCCCTGGACAAACGAGTCATCGGGTTAGTCCATCATAACGATGAATAAAGTCACACTATGGCTCATGGAAGCGGGTCTCAAGTGCGAGCCGGCTGCGTGAAGTGCAAGCAGCGAGTGAAGACCGACAGGTCCGGCTCAAATACACAAGGACTGCCAGACCGGAGGGGCTGGGAAATGTCTGCTAAATACAGCGCACTATAGAGCGCGCTAAAGCTGGAAAACACGCAACTTAAAAGTGGGGAAGGACCCCTGATTATCAGCTTCTACAGAGAACCTAAATGGCCCAACAATCCATAAGGCGCCGGCTCCCACGCATACAAAGGGTTAACCATTAACCTAGGAGTTTGCGGGAGAACCGAACacatcaaaccccccccccccaacgtcACTCTGTACAGCGAGTAAAGGCATAGGGGGCTTTCACACGCATCACCCGTCACAAACCCAGACCCAAGGCTCTCGGCTGCAGACGGACATCTCCGCTTTCCTTACCTTCTTCGTACACCAGCTTCGCCTCTTGGCTCACGTGCGTCCTTTGGGCTTTTTCATAAGCAGCaacctttaaagaaaaacaaaaaaaataaacagcgcGTTCCTGGGGGGGGAATCGCTGCAACCCCCACAACGCACAGCCAAGGCCGGCAGCATGCACCCAGCCATCGGGACTACTCACCTGCGTGACCAGGAGATAAAGCTTCCCGTTCAGCCGGGACAGTTTATGTAACGTCTTCACTCTGCTTTCAACCAGCTGATACAGAGTCCCCAGCTGGGGAACCAGGTCGGGCAActgcaggggaggaaaaagaaataaataacggTCCTGTTTTTAACCAACAACCCGCAGGCTACCGGTGGGGGGGGGCGTATTGGTCCGAAAATGACGgagccatataaataaaagctccGCCTTTCCCTTCATGTGCAATACATACTGGCGTGAGCAGCACACGTTAGCAACACGTTAAGACATACTCACTGTAGAAAGATAAGAGGCGTGTGAGACAAACACAGCTTTTAACCATTTCACCATCAGCAGGGCACTGGGGAGAAATCAACAAAAATGACTTTAAAAAGCTGAAGTGCCGACGTGACATTAAGGCAGGACACTCGGCAGATAAAGGTGTTAGGGGTTTATCTACTAAACACAGCTAGAGACCTAAAAAGTCAGGCCCTTCCATTAACATGTTGGCCTACAGACACCGGGCATCTGAGATAGAAGCATAGTACTTACTTTGTGGGGTTCCCGTGGAGTCGCTTCGTAATCTGCATTAGATtagaaataaattaatgaaatcCGCAGAccggcagggcaggttcatcgCTGAACGCGCAACAGCGTTTAGGTAACAAGCCCTTACCTCGTTCACTAGTGGTATGACGGCGTAGACGGGGATCCGGGCCACCGTCTTCCGTATCATGCTTTCGTTTCTTGAAAGGAAGACTTTCTGTGTCGGAAAGCGGTGAAGGAGAAGACGTTAATCGCCGCGGGAGCtcgtggggaggaaaaaaaaaaaaaaaaacttacagaaCGAGAGAACAGGTTTAAGGGGCGGAAGCGTCTTACGTTTAAGAAGTTTGCGTCGTTGCTCTCCAAGCCCTGCACGAGGAGCACAGCGAGGCTGTCCGTCTGCGGAAGGCCGCCTTTACTCTGCGCTGCGGAGGAGTCGATGTCCATCGCGTCGAGACGATCTTCAATGCTGGCCTGGAAAGCGCGGAAGGAGAAGAAAGTGAGACGCGGCGACACAGAACACCCGACGTGGAGTATTTCACACATACAGCCGGTCCATTGGGTGCCAATAACCGGGGAAATCGTTCAGCTAGTTTctgatacattgtaacatttCCAGCGATCCCACGTCCCGCTCAGACAGCCAAGAGAAGAGATCGTCACAGACATCAGAAACACGCGAAACCGTGGTCAAATCATCACGGCGGGGACGTGGCATCGCGCTAAACGGCAACCGCTAGCAACGCGAAACAAGTCGAGTAACCATTACCAAGCGAAGTCAGAGGCGTCACTGAAACAAAGGCTCTCTGACAAGCAACGCGGTAACGGGTAAAAGGCGGTCACCTCTTTGTCTCTTGGTTTTCTCTTGCCGTCCAACTTGATGGAGAGCGCAGCTGCTGCCGGTAACGCCGAGCTGTGACCGGCGATTCCCGGAACCAGGACCTTGGAGTCTGAATTCACAACTGGAGTCTTCACCTGCGGAACACAACGCTTTGTATAAATCACATCAGCCCGATCTCCCACCGCACGCAACGCCCAGCTTCAGGAAACAGCAAGTCGTGGATGTGGACTGTGGCCAAACtaaaccttaaaataaaaatgcgtCTCGCAGCGACAAAGCAAAGCTCTTCCTGAAATCCAGTTAGATTGTTAGCTCACAAGATCAGGATGCGCTTCACCTCCGGTACCAGCATGCCTTAACGTATGGATCTTTTTGAcagttttgtatatatatattgtaatatctGGCGTTCTATAAAGATATAAAGGCTCTATAACTTCCCGACAGCGAAGTATAACCCTGAACTACACGGCGATCGCTCCCCCCCATACAGGTACTTTTGTCTCTGCTTTGGAGATTCCGCGCATGCTCAGACAGCCAAGAGATTCAATCGTCACAAAATATCAGGAGTTTGCGAAACCGTTCTCTTCGTATCATCACCGCATGCGTTCGACAGACTGCGGACAACGGAAAGGCTTTAACGCCACTTTCCAGCACGATAAAGGAAACGCCATCGCAGGTTAAAAACTGAACGACAGCCCGACGTGACCTGGGATCACAGAACGGAGATGCCTACCAGCAACCTGATAAGGAACAGCAACTTACTTTAGTGACAGGCATGTCTTTTCGGAGCGTGACAGTCTTTTGGAGATCCCTGATGAGACATATGTGAGGCTCGTCCGTCTTCAGCTCCTGGAaagacaataaatatatatatatttaaaaacatctaaaaaaattCAGGCGAATCGCGTGAAAGAACGCATCCAGTATTTTACTCAAGCGCGAGAACGACGTTAAGGCTCCAACAGCCAACTAGTAAGAGCTCCTCAAGAAGACCGAGTGTGAGTGAGCTTTAGACTGCATGCGTTTGAGTCTCCGCTCAGACAGCCAAGAGAGTCGCTCCTCACGAGATATCAGAAGTTTGCGAAACCGTTCTCTTGATATCATCACAGCGAGAGTCCGATCAAACACCACGAAACCACGACGCGCCCGAGACATTTAAATCCCGTTAGATATCGGATGCAACGGGGGTCCAATCATTCCCGGACACAGTCAgcaggtgtgggggggggggtcgcgcCAGTTCACGGTTTTGTCTTTGTGACGTTATGGCGGCGAGGCGTTGTGTTTAATGCTGATTTAGCCCCGAACAATGTATTTTTGCCCTCGGGGTATCGGCCACTCACCACTCTCTCGATGAACGGCTGCATGGTGCTCCCGTAGTACAGCAGGACGGACTGCTTGTCGGGGCAGAAGTTGGCAGCCAGGATGGGGACGGGTTTCGGGGTGGAGTCCTTATCGCTGCCGGACGTGGCGATCTGTACGGTGCAGGTGGGCTGCAGGGGCTTCTTGTGGTTTCTAAAAAACAGCAAAGCAGAGTATTTTAGGAGGTCGCCTCCCTAAACAAAGTTTTTTGGCCTCAACTCATTTCGAACGTCCAaagcaggggggggggcgaggTAACGTACCCGTTTAACACATGTTCGAATAAGTGCAACTGGCCGTCTCTGCAAACAACCGCCAACTTCAACGGCTGCAAGAGAGCAAGTCGAGAAAACATTAGAGAAACAACAGGGGCCGGGGGGCCAAAAGCAGATGCGGAAAGGTGACCCCAATGCACGACCCCGGCGTTATATGCCCCTCACCAGGAAGACACACTGCTGGGGGCGAGCGTATGAATGAGCCAGCGACCCAAGAGACAGGAACAGCGACAGCTTCATTCACTAAGCTGAGAGAGGCGGATGAATGACTGCCCCTTTACAGCTATGGGGCATGTTGTGGGGCATTTGATATCAGAGTACCACGGAGAGATACGCCAACTCAGTAGAGCCCACCAGTAATATAGCTATCTAAGAGACATGCAGGGACTACACGTGACAGCAGCCCTGAGAAGGCAGATAGCTGCAGAGAGGGTACAAAACACCGAGCGCCAAGCGGGGTCAAATAGCGTGAAGCCTACCGCACCGGCTGGGCGCATAAGCTATCAAACACTACTACATACAGCCGAACCGGCTCTGAATAGGATTCTAGAATCGTTCCACTCACTAATCTGAGATTTAATAGCAAACTAACAGGCCCAGCATGCATGTGGAAAAGCCCGAGCCCTAGGCTAATTACCCCGGACGCCGCCATGTTTGCCCCGAGCCCTGCGGTCCCATTCACCTTTTCTTTGCTGTCAGATGGAGCCAGGTCCATGCACACCGGGCTTTCGGTGAGCGAGAAGGACAGGACagcacttttttctttcttctccgaTCTGACTtgcctgaaaaataaaaacgtgCGCTGGTTAGGAGAGGGGGCCTGGAGTTCACAGCGTAAAAGGAGTTACCGGGCATCGCATCTGCTGGCAGATCAGTccctgtctagtcgcccgtttctcctgctgtaaagactcaaatcttaatcagtcgttggtctcgtcttagattcaggagccggatgtctatcccatgcatgtttaatatgaGCGGCCAACAGCCGACATCCCTCAGGCACTCACCAAACACTGATCAGTCGGTCATGCAGGGCGCCAGACAAGAAATACAGCCCCATCGGGTCGTGTGACGGCAGAGACTCGCTGGAAGACGGCGTCGGCATGAACATCAGGGACGTGACGGCCGCAGAGTGTCCTGTGAATTGCTAAAGGTCCAGAAGGGTTAAATTACTAAAAACCCAACACATTCCATAATCTCTGCCATTAAAACgttattatgacatcattaaggTCACATTCTGACCCATCGCTGTGGCTTTAAAGgcatttgaaacattttaagaGCAGAAATCACTTGGAACGGCTACACAGAAGAGCCCATCGCAAGTTAttatggtttatatagcgccctaatattctgtagcgctgtacaatggatagacaggacataaaGTAGTAAACTAAACTATGATGTCATTCACTACATCTACATACCCTGAAGACTTCTTTGGTCTCCAGATCCCAGAGTTTGATGGTCCGGCCGGCCGACAGCAGCATCTTTCCATCCGGGCCGATACACAAACTGCTGACGCTGCTGTTGTCGCCTTTCCATTTGCTGCAAAGAAAGAAACGCAGTCGGTAAGCATGTGATCGGTAAGTGCGCCCAACGCGGAAACCCCAGGAGAAAGAGAAAGCCAACCAGCCAATACGGGACTAAAGAACCCACCAGCCATATAATAACCCTCCCCGAAACCACCGCCATATAATAACCCTCCCCGAAACCACCGCCAGCGACTGGAAATGCAGACAGAATTCAATTAAATTCACTCATTAAGTCAAATGTTTTAGGAACGAACACCAAGTGAAAAGTAAAacgtacgtgtgtgtgtgtgtgtgtgtgtgtgtgtgtgtgtgtgtgtgtgtgtgtgtgtgtgtgtgtgtgtgtgtgtgtaatatatatatatatatatacatacatacatacacacatatacatacacacactgcagttcaaaggtttggggtcactcagctgttttctaaccatcaattagccttttaaacttaaacttggatcagcgaacacagtgtcattggaacacaggagtgatgggagtgctaaagggccattggaacacaggagtgatgggagtgctaaagggccattgggacacaggagtgatgggagtgctaaagggccattggaacacaggagtgatgggagtgctaaagggccattgggacacaggagtgatgggagtgctaaagggccattgggacacaggagtgataaagggccactgggacacaggagtgatgggagtgctaaagggccactgggacacaggagtgatgggagtgctaaagggccactgggacacaggagtgatgggagtgctaaagggccattgggacacaggagtgatgggagtgataaagggccattgggacacaggagtgatgggagtgataaagggccattggaacacaggagtgatgggagtgataaagggccattgggacacaggagtgaaaGAGAAAGTTTTGGATGTAGActttgtgaaataaaaagttttcGTCTTGCTGCGACAAAGCAAAGCTCTTCCTGAAATCCTTCAACATCCAGTTAGATTGTTAGCTCACAAGATCAGGGTGCGCTTCACCTCCGGTACCAGTATGCCGTAACGTGTAGATCTTTGTCAGTTTTGTATCTATATGgatggcgctctataaatatataaaggctGTATAATCTCCCGACAGCTAAGCATACCCCAGAACTACACCCCCCCCGAGTCACACATCCAGGTACTTTTGTCTCCGCGATGGAGTTTCCGTGCATGCTCAGACAGCCAAGAGATTCAATCGTCACAAAATATCAGGAGTTTGCGAAACCGTTCTCTTCGTATCATCACCGCATGCGTTCGGCCGACCGCCGGATCACGGAAAAGCTTTAAtcacaggagcttacagtctatggAAAGTAACCGAATTTGCGGTCTGACGGCATTTAGTTCCAGGTTGCTACCTTTATCGGCTCAGTAgaattagagtgtaagctttcaagacccTCTGATCTCTTCCGCAGGCATATTATAAGTTTATGTAAGTATATGCCTGAGGAAGAGATCTGAAGTCCTGAAAGCTTGCACTCTAATTCTACcaagttagccaataaaggtatcaacCCGACTCTACTTGTCTCCTGTTTTCGTACGGCTGCCCCCTCTAATAAGACCCTCGGGGTGAGAGTGCGAGGACCCCTTAGGCCGCATCACTTACCATTTGACTTTGCAGGTCTGTGTGTTCCATTCCACGATGTGTTTGTCTTCTGAACAACTATACAGACAGCCGTTTCCCTGGTGCCATCGTATACAGTTCACTCGGCTATCGTGGCCACCAACCTGTCACACGCGGAAGAGATTAGGAGATCAGTCACGTCGCGATACGAATTAATATTAACGGAGAACGCGAGAAGCCGCTGCCGAGGGGGAAACGGATGCCGGCGAGGGGGCGCACTCACCAGCTTGCTCTGCAGTTCTCCTTTaactatactatataataaaatggtTCCCGTGGCCGTGCCGATGGTCAGCAGGTCGTATTGTTCTTCCTGATCCGCGGCTTCGGCTTTCCGCTTCTTCTTCTGATGGCTTTCCTGATAAAACAAATCACAAGTCCGTAGAGTCACCTACatacatagaaaataaatataaatatatatatacgtatcgTCCGGACCGGCGCGGATAAGAAAGGGATCATTTCACTAAACGCAGTCAGTGCGGGACGGAGACGAAATCCCCCAGAGTCTATACGAAGAGAACGCGTCGCCTATACAAGCCCCCGGCTGCGTTGGAAAGGTTATTTTGTTCTGTAATCCCCCCAACCTAATATAATCGCCTATAGACTGGCACATGGCCTATATAGAAACCCTCATTTTAcgctaaaagagaaaaaatacaccTCCCGAGACAGACGAGATCACCAGAAGAGACAGCGAACGTGAACCCAAAGTGCTCGCTGAAacttcaataaatataaaatgagaaagaaaacagcatttTCTGCCCCGGTTCTGTTGGGTACGAAGCCCTAAACGTGAATTCGAAACCCTAACAATTATATTCCAGCGGACGGAGACTTTATGTACACCATTCCTGAAAAAGCCTCTTAAAAGTcgtgttaaaaaaatgtactactttATATTTGCATGAATTTAATGTAAAACTCCAAGAAATGCTGCCCGCCGCCGTCACCGAGATGTTTGCAGAGCGAACGCCGTCCGTAAACACAGAGCTCGATTTTATACAACCGGCGAGCGCCGTTTAATAGACAATTTCCTCTTGCAGAAGCCAAGCTAGATGatattatttagtgttttatatagcgccatcatatgccacagcgctgtacaacaggtaTAGAGGGCATAATAAgcaatataacaatttgacttacagaaacagatatatatatatatacacacacatatacatatttatatatacacctcCCCGTAAATATGAGATTAACGCACCCGCCAGAGCTTGCCGTCTAAACACCGCAGCAAATCGCTCGCTTTCGGTTATAATATAGAGGAAAGGAGTCGGACGGTGACGGGCGTTTTAAAGGCAGCGGAGTGCAGGTGTCTCTCATGTGACTTCACTCATGTGTGGCTTTTCCTCAATGAGCGCGCAGCACTATCCTGAGACCCCCACCACCCACCCAACACACACCGCATATGGAGGGGGGATAAGAAGAGCAAAGCTGCTAAAGAGAAAGTTCAATGGATAACAGAagaatagattgcaagcttttgggaCTGTCCAGGCTTATGTAGCCT contains:
- the WDR43 gene encoding WD repeat-containing protein 43; the encoded protein is MAAAGGVCELLPPPCAFSPPLRGLLALSGADGTIQVWDTQGGGLKREYVPSAHLSATCTCLAWAPGRGHKESHQKKKRKAEAADQEEQYDLLTIGTATGTILLYSIVKGELQSKLVGGHDSRVNCIRWHQGNGCLYSCSEDKHIVEWNTQTCKVKCKWKGDNSSVSSLCIGPDGKMLLSAGRTIKLWDLETKEVFRQFTGHSAAVTSLMFMPTPSSSESLPSHDPMGLYFLSGALHDRLISVWQVRSEKKEKSAVLSFSLTESPVCMDLAPSDSKEKPLKLAVVCRDGQLHLFEHVLNGNHKKPLQPTCTVQIATSGSDKDSTPKPVPILAANFCPDKQSVLLYYGSTMQPFIERVELKTDEPHICLIRDLQKTVTLRKDMPVTKVKTPVVNSDSKVLVPGIAGHSSALPAAAALSIKLDGKRKPRDKEASIEDRLDAMDIDSSAAQSKGGLPQTDSLAVLLVQGLESNDANFLNKVFLSRNESMIRKTVARIPVYAVIPLVNEITKRLHGNPTNALLMVKWLKAVFVSHASYLSTLPDLVPQLGTLYQLVESRVKTLHKLSRLNGKLYLLVTQVAAYEKAQRTHVSQEAKLVYEEESSEEESSEELMADHESDDNWEEEEETGSGAEARSSEDESEEDADMSVDKVNGDSDGDPGNESEEE